A window of Formosa sp. Hel1_31_208 contains these coding sequences:
- a CDS encoding glutamine synthetase beta-grasp domain-containing protein encodes MSKSKLEYIWLDGYKPTQNMRSKTKVEDNFSGKLEDCPTWSFDGSSTKQASGGASDCLLKPVAIYPDPARENGYLVMTEVLNADGTPHETNGRATIEDDDNDFWFGFEQEYFIMDKDTQLPLGFPIGGYPGPQGMYYCSVGGRHTHGRSFVEEHADLCIAAGLNFEGINQEVASGQWEYQLFAKGAKKAGDEIWVSRYLLDRLTEQYGYYIEYHPKPVKGDWNGSGMHANFSNTVLRTCGSQETYEKICEAFRPVVDEHMAVYGEFNDERLTGLHETAHVSDFSYGISDRGASIRIPIITVEKGWKGWLEDRRPASNGDPYKIAGRIIKTVKSANIS; translated from the coding sequence ATGAGTAAATCTAAGTTAGAGTACATTTGGTTAGATGGATACAAACCAACTCAAAACATGAGAAGTAAGACTAAAGTTGAAGACAATTTTAGTGGTAAATTAGAAGACTGTCCTACTTGGTCTTTTGATGGTAGTTCTACAAAACAAGCCTCAGGAGGTGCTTCTGATTGCTTATTAAAGCCGGTGGCGATTTATCCAGATCCTGCAAGAGAAAATGGTTATTTAGTTATGACTGAAGTCTTAAATGCAGATGGAACTCCTCACGAAACAAACGGTAGAGCAACCATTGAAGATGACGATAATGATTTTTGGTTCGGATTTGAACAAGAATATTTCATTATGGATAAAGACACGCAATTACCTTTAGGATTCCCTATTGGTGGTTATCCAGGTCCACAAGGAATGTACTATTGTTCTGTTGGAGGAAGACATACTCATGGCAGAAGTTTTGTTGAAGAGCATGCTGATTTGTGTATCGCAGCAGGACTGAACTTTGAAGGCATCAACCAAGAGGTTGCTTCTGGACAATGGGAATATCAATTATTTGCAAAAGGCGCTAAAAAAGCAGGAGATGAAATTTGGGTCTCTCGTTATTTATTGGATCGTTTAACTGAGCAATACGGGTATTATATTGAATACCATCCAAAACCCGTTAAAGGAGATTGGAACGGTTCTGGTATGCACGCCAACTTCTCAAATACAGTTTTAAGAACTTGTGGTTCTCAAGAAACTTATGAAAAAATATGTGAAGCCTTTAGACCTGTTGTAGATGAACATATGGCTGTTTACGGGGAGTTTAATGATGAACGCTTAACCGGTTTACATGAAACTGCTCATGTATCAGATTTCTCATATGGCATTTCAGATAGAGGCGCTTCAATTCGTATTCCTATTATTACTGTTGAGAAAGGTTGGAAAGGATGGTTAGAAGATCGCCGTCCGGCATCGAATGGTGATCCATATAAAATTGCAGGTCGTATTATTAAAACAGTAAAATCAGCTAATATTAGCTAG
- a CDS encoding glutamine synthetase III, with product MSILRFHALKQVYSHQPLPIQEHVKRSEIFGANVFNESTMRQYLTTDAFESVVDAISHGKKIDRTIADHISTGMKEWAISKGATHYTHWFQPLTGATAEKHDAFFETIGNGMAIEKFEGGQLVQQEPDASSFPSGGIRNTFEARGYTAWDPTSPAFIYGTTLCIPTVFVSYTGEALDYKTPLLRALQAVDAAAVAVCKYFDKNVKKVNASLGWEQEYFLIDSGLAMSRPDIVLTGRTLLGHAPAKGQQLDDHYFGTIPNRAMSYMRDLETECMLLGIPVKTRHNEVAPNQFELAPIYDEANLAVDHNSLLMDVMDKVAERHNFKVLFHEKPFAGVNGSGKHNNWSLGTNTGVNLLSPGKTPMSNLQFLTFFINTIKAVHDNEELLRAAIASASNDHRLGANEAPPAIISVFIGEQLTKVLEELENVTHGKLSPKEKTDLKLNVVGKIPDVLLDNTDRNRTSPFAFTGNKFEFRAVGSMANCASAMTVLNSIVAKQLLDFKQEVEQMISKKDMKKDDAIFNVLREYIKKAKPILFEGNGYSEAWEKEAKKRGLSNNKSTPEALKAKVSVQAIRLFEDLGVMNKVESEARYEIEMEEYVLRIQIEGRVLGDIARNHIVPTAVRYQNVLIENVKGLKEIYGASFKTLAKEQLNLIEDISAHIEGINSNVTKMTEERKKANALNIIEEKANAYCFIIKPLFDDIRYHCDKLELLVDDELWPLTKYRELLFTN from the coding sequence ATGTCTATATTGAGATTTCATGCCTTAAAACAAGTATATAGTCATCAGCCTTTACCAATTCAAGAACATGTAAAGCGTTCTGAGATTTTTGGCGCAAATGTTTTTAATGAATCAACCATGCGCCAGTATTTAACTACAGACGCATTTGAAAGTGTCGTTGATGCCATTAGTCATGGTAAAAAAATAGATAGAACCATAGCAGATCATATTTCTACTGGTATGAAAGAATGGGCAATTTCAAAAGGTGCTACACATTACACCCATTGGTTTCAACCATTAACGGGTGCAACAGCGGAAAAGCATGACGCATTTTTTGAAACTATTGGAAATGGAATGGCTATTGAAAAGTTTGAAGGCGGGCAGCTTGTGCAACAAGAACCAGATGCCTCTAGTTTTCCTAGTGGTGGGATAAGAAACACCTTTGAAGCACGTGGTTATACGGCATGGGATCCTACATCTCCAGCATTTATATATGGAACAACGTTATGTATTCCAACAGTTTTTGTATCCTATACTGGTGAGGCTTTAGATTATAAAACACCTCTTTTGAGAGCGCTTCAAGCGGTAGATGCCGCAGCCGTGGCAGTTTGCAAATATTTTGACAAAAATGTAAAAAAAGTAAATGCATCTCTAGGATGGGAGCAAGAGTATTTTCTAATAGATAGCGGATTGGCTATGTCGCGACCAGATATTGTGCTCACCGGTCGAACCCTTTTAGGACATGCGCCTGCTAAAGGCCAGCAACTAGACGACCATTATTTTGGAACCATACCAAATCGAGCAATGTCTTATATGCGTGATTTAGAAACTGAATGCATGTTGTTAGGAATTCCTGTCAAAACAAGACATAATGAGGTGGCACCAAATCAATTTGAACTGGCGCCCATTTATGATGAAGCAAATTTAGCAGTTGATCATAATTCGTTATTGATGGATGTCATGGATAAGGTTGCAGAGCGCCATAATTTTAAAGTCTTATTTCATGAAAAACCTTTTGCTGGGGTCAATGGTTCAGGTAAGCATAATAATTGGAGTTTGGGAACCAACACAGGAGTCAATTTACTGAGTCCTGGAAAAACACCAATGAGTAATCTGCAGTTTTTGACCTTTTTTATTAATACCATAAAAGCGGTTCATGATAATGAAGAATTATTAAGAGCTGCAATTGCATCGGCAAGTAACGACCATCGTTTAGGTGCTAATGAAGCACCTCCAGCTATTATATCTGTGTTCATAGGAGAACAGTTGACTAAAGTTTTAGAAGAGTTGGAAAATGTTACTCATGGAAAATTATCACCAAAGGAAAAAACCGACCTTAAATTGAATGTGGTAGGGAAGATCCCAGATGTGCTTTTAGATAATACCGATAGAAACCGAACGTCACCTTTTGCATTTACAGGAAATAAATTTGAGTTTAGAGCTGTAGGGTCAATGGCAAATTGTGCTAGCGCGATGACGGTTCTCAATTCTATTGTAGCCAAACAATTACTAGATTTTAAGCAAGAGGTAGAGCAAATGATCTCTAAAAAAGACATGAAGAAAGATGATGCAATTTTTAATGTTTTAAGAGAGTACATCAAAAAAGCTAAACCGATTCTCTTTGAAGGTAATGGTTATAGTGAGGCTTGGGAAAAAGAAGCTAAAAAAAGAGGACTGAGTAATAACAAAAGCACTCCAGAAGCCTTAAAAGCAAAGGTGTCTGTACAAGCCATTCGCCTTTTTGAAGATCTTGGTGTAATGAATAAGGTAGAATCGGAAGCTCGCTATGAAATCGAAATGGAAGAGTATGTGCTTCGAATTCAAATTGAAGGACGTGTGTTAGGTGATATTGCACGAAACCATATTGTGCCTACAGCAGTAAGATACCAAAATGTACTCATTGAAAATGTCAAAGGATTGAAAGAGATTTATGGTGCATCATTCAAAACGTTGGCAAAAGAACAGCTAAATCTTATTGAAGATATTTCGGCACATATTGAAGGTATAAATTCTAATGTTACTAAAATGACAGAGGAACGTAAAAAAGCGAATGCATTAAATATTATTGAAGAAAAAGCCAACGCTTATTGTTTTATTATAAAACCATTGTTTGACGATATCAGATACCATTGTGATAAATTAGAATTATTGGTTGATGATGAACTTTGGCCTTTAACAAAGTATCGAGAATTATTATTTACAAATTAA
- a CDS encoding outer membrane beta-barrel protein, producing the protein MIAQQFRFQLLFACIVLISVQSLAQDKNDTPIPKTEFYDLRGTNAIDVALGTTVINGDFIDPMFEIYSHIGYKRHLTPYLAIDFGYHKFNLAYIDTFNEGFMSFDLNVELLLLPHEHFSPYLFVGAGYNAANHFKQTAPKVQGGIGLEYIVSSQFALKLYSDYNYVSSDTLDGLEAGASDDTYFRLAFGLNFYFGGTQKKTKLLKDHKTVIEAYSITDDENSPKL; encoded by the coding sequence ATGATAGCACAGCAATTTCGTTTTCAATTACTATTTGCGTGTATAGTTCTGATAAGTGTTCAGAGTTTAGCGCAAGACAAAAATGATACTCCAATACCAAAAACTGAGTTTTACGATTTAAGAGGGACTAATGCTATTGATGTGGCACTAGGAACTACGGTAATCAACGGAGATTTCATAGATCCAATGTTCGAAATTTATAGTCATATTGGTTACAAACGTCATCTCACACCTTATTTAGCAATAGATTTTGGTTATCATAAATTCAATCTAGCGTATATAGATACTTTTAATGAAGGGTTTATGTCTTTTGACTTAAATGTTGAATTACTTCTGCTACCACATGAACACTTTTCACCTTATTTATTTGTTGGAGCCGGTTATAATGCAGCAAATCATTTCAAGCAAACCGCACCTAAAGTACAAGGCGGTATTGGTTTGGAGTATATTGTGAGCAGTCAATTTGCACTTAAATTATATTCCGATTATAATTATGTATCTAGTGATACACTTGATGGTTTGGAAGCAGGGGCATCGGATGACACCTATTTTAGATTGGCCTTTGGTTTAAACTTTTATTTCGGTGGAACACAGAAAAAGACAAAACTTTTAAAAGACCATAAAACAGTTATTGAAGCCTATTCTATAACTGATGATGAAAATAGTCCAAAATTGTAA
- a CDS encoding AIR synthase related protein, protein MSQDISKRYAQRGVSASKEDVHNAIKHIDKGLFPKAFCKIVPDYLTSDDDYCLIMHADGAGTKSSLAYMYWKETGDVSVWKGIAQDALIMNIDDLLCVGATDNIMLSSTIGRNKNLIPGEVISAIINGTEELIEDLKTFGVTIHSTGGETADVGDLVRTIIVDSTVTARMKRSDVIDNANIQAGDVIVGLESFGQATYETEYNGGMGSNGLTSARHDVFHKYLAEKYPESFDASVPEDLVYSGQTRLTDTIENAPINAGKLVLSPTRTYAPIIKAILSKFKSDNLHGMVHCSGGAQTKILHFIDNLHIVKDNMFEIPPLFNLIQQQSQTDWKEMYQVFNCGHRMELYVSPEIANEIIAISKSFNVEAKIIGRVEASEKKKLTIKSKYGTFEY, encoded by the coding sequence ATGAGCCAAGATATTAGTAAACGTTATGCGCAAAGAGGCGTTTCAGCGTCCAAAGAAGATGTGCATAACGCCATAAAGCATATAGATAAGGGTTTATTTCCAAAAGCATTTTGCAAAATTGTTCCAGATTATTTGACAAGTGATGATGATTATTGTCTTATCATGCACGCGGATGGGGCCGGAACAAAGAGTTCACTTGCTTATATGTATTGGAAAGAAACAGGCGATGTTTCTGTATGGAAAGGCATAGCTCAAGATGCATTAATCATGAATATAGATGATTTACTGTGTGTTGGTGCAACTGATAATATTATGTTGTCTTCAACAATCGGAAGAAATAAAAATTTAATTCCGGGTGAAGTTATTTCAGCCATTATTAACGGTACTGAGGAACTTATTGAAGATCTAAAAACATTTGGTGTAACCATACATTCTACGGGTGGAGAGACTGCCGATGTTGGCGATTTGGTGCGAACAATTATTGTAGATTCTACGGTAACGGCACGCATGAAACGAAGTGATGTCATCGATAATGCCAATATTCAAGCTGGAGATGTTATTGTAGGTTTGGAAAGTTTCGGGCAAGCAACTTATGAAACTGAGTATAATGGAGGGATGGGTAGTAATGGTCTAACTTCAGCTCGTCATGATGTATTTCATAAATACTTAGCTGAAAAATATCCTGAAAGTTTCGATGCGTCAGTTCCAGAGGATTTGGTGTATTCTGGACAAACTAGATTGACTGATACTATAGAAAATGCTCCTATTAACGCAGGTAAATTAGTCTTGTCGCCTACAAGAACTTATGCACCCATAATAAAAGCGATATTATCAAAGTTTAAATCTGATAACTTACATGGAATGGTACATTGTTCAGGAGGAGCACAAACAAAGATTCTGCACTTTATCGATAATTTGCATATTGTAAAAGATAATATGTTTGAGATTCCACCTTTATTCAATCTCATTCAACAACAATCTCAAACCGATTGGAAAGAAATGTATCAGGTGTTTAACTGTGGACATCGTATGGAATTATATGTGTCTCCTGAAATTGCCAATGAGATCATTGCAATATCAAAGTCTTTTAATGTAGAGGCTAAGATTATTGGCAGAGTTGAAGCTTCAGAAAAAAAGAAGCTGACTATAAAAAGCAAATACGGTACTTTTGAGTATTAA
- a CDS encoding amidohydrolase family protein, whose amino-acid sequence MKKTINYIFLIITLTTFFNCTENKTTKINATIVIKNINIIDVVNQKTLRNMTIVIVDNKISDIKRSLDLKLDNNTKVIDGSNKYVIPGLWDMHFHAVNDRFYDWDVYNPDSTDIEQRKTFAPLLVAFGITGTREMSGSKFSLNLKRQIHNKELIGPHFIVGTPLVDGAIPLFPGGSTVSVTKPNEAEELVKQFHEDGYDFIKTYSHLSDETYKAIHKSAKELNFEVSGEIPITVSLWEASDLGHKTVEHLTGLEVATSSKENELRSNYRNEVGNLTKETKQKDKIKTWNRSEWEGTLTKDLNKTKALYNHLENNNTWVVPTLVIQRAISYPNTPSVRTNPNYKYVTKYDTLVDYLIEEFDPERKLKATYDNRFCSIKELHDAGVGILAGSDMQGGFPLLEELGIFVDAGLTPMEALTTATLNPAKYLDKEDEFGSIDIGKSADLVILNENPLENINHLFKIDGVILKGYYLNRDLLDKYLEQTEKDARTLENEFENSN is encoded by the coding sequence ATGAAAAAAACAATTAACTATATATTTTTAATTATTACGCTAACAACATTTTTTAATTGTACAGAAAATAAAACAACTAAAATTAACGCCACAATAGTTATTAAAAACATAAATATTATTGATGTTGTAAATCAAAAAACGTTAAGAAATATGACCATTGTTATTGTTGATAATAAAATTTCGGATATAAAAAGATCATTGGATTTAAAATTAGATAACAACACAAAAGTTATAGATGGCAGTAACAAATATGTAATTCCTGGATTGTGGGATATGCATTTCCATGCTGTAAATGATAGGTTTTATGATTGGGATGTTTATAATCCTGATTCTACAGATATTGAGCAACGAAAAACTTTTGCACCTCTTTTAGTTGCATTTGGCATAACTGGAACAAGAGAAATGAGTGGCAGTAAATTCTCTTTAAATTTAAAAAGGCAAATACATAATAAAGAACTAATTGGCCCACATTTTATTGTGGGAACGCCATTAGTAGATGGTGCTATTCCATTATTTCCTGGTGGCTCAACAGTGTCTGTGACTAAGCCTAATGAGGCTGAAGAACTTGTTAAACAATTTCATGAAGATGGTTATGATTTTATAAAAACTTATTCTCATTTATCTGACGAAACATACAAAGCCATACATAAAAGTGCTAAAGAATTAAATTTTGAAGTTTCAGGTGAAATCCCTATAACTGTAAGTTTATGGGAAGCATCAGATTTAGGGCATAAAACTGTTGAACATTTAACAGGGCTAGAGGTAGCAACCTCAAGTAAAGAAAATGAATTAAGATCTAATTACAGAAATGAAGTAGGCAATCTTACTAAAGAAACAAAACAAAAAGATAAAATTAAAACTTGGAATAGATCGGAATGGGAAGGGACTTTAACGAAAGATCTAAATAAAACTAAAGCACTTTATAATCATTTAGAAAATAATAACACTTGGGTTGTACCAACTTTGGTTATACAACGTGCAATTTCGTATCCTAATACGCCGAGTGTAAGAACCAATCCTAATTATAAGTATGTGACTAAATACGATACTTTAGTTGATTATTTAATCGAAGAATTTGATCCTGAACGAAAACTAAAAGCCACCTACGACAATAGATTTTGTTCTATTAAGGAACTACATGATGCAGGTGTTGGCATATTGGCGGGCTCGGACATGCAAGGTGGATTTCCTTTACTAGAAGAATTGGGGATTTTTGTAGATGCAGGACTCACACCTATGGAGGCATTAACAACTGCTACATTAAATCCTGCCAAGTATTTAGACAAAGAAGATGAATTTGGCTCTATTGATATTGGTAAATCAGCTGATCTGGTTATATTAAATGAAAATCCTCTTGAAAATATTAATCATCTTTTTAAAATCGACGGTGTCATTTTAAAAGGGTATTATTTAAACAGAGATCTGCTAGATAAATATTTAGAACAGACTGAGAAAGATGCTAGAACTTTAGAGAATGAATTTGAAAACTCAAATTAA
- the prfA gene encoding peptide chain release factor 1 has product MLEKLQIIKQRFDEVSDLIIQPDIITDQKRYVQLNKEYKDLRLLMDKREIYLELTNNLKEAEEIIADGSDPEMVEMAKMQYDEAKEGIPKLEDDIRFLLIPKDPEDSKNAVVELRAGTGGDEASIFAGDLYRMYTKYCESKGWRVDTVDYSEGSNGGFKEIQFEVSGEDVYGTLKFEAGVHRVQRVPQTETQGRVHTSAATCMVFPEAEEFDVEIDPKDVRIDFFCSSGPGGQSVNTTYSAVRLTHEPTGLVAQCQDQKSQHKNKEKAFKVLRSRLYEMELAKKNAADAEKRGSMVSSGDRSAKIRTYNYSQGRVTDHRIGLTLYDLQNIMNGDIQKIIDELMLAENTEKLKASDEHI; this is encoded by the coding sequence ATGTTAGAGAAATTACAAATAATAAAACAACGTTTTGATGAGGTAAGTGATTTGATCATTCAACCAGATATCATTACTGACCAAAAACGTTATGTTCAACTAAATAAAGAATACAAAGATTTACGCTTATTAATGGATAAGCGTGAGATCTATTTAGAACTTACCAATAATTTAAAGGAAGCCGAAGAGATCATCGCAGATGGTAGTGATCCAGAAATGGTTGAAATGGCGAAAATGCAGTATGATGAGGCTAAAGAAGGTATTCCGAAATTAGAGGATGATATTAGATTCTTATTGATTCCTAAAGATCCTGAGGATTCTAAAAATGCAGTTGTTGAACTGCGAGCTGGAACAGGTGGAGATGAGGCCAGTATATTTGCTGGTGATTTATATAGAATGTATACGAAATACTGTGAAAGTAAAGGCTGGAGAGTTGATACTGTAGATTACAGTGAAGGTTCTAATGGAGGTTTTAAAGAAATTCAGTTTGAAGTTTCAGGTGAAGATGTCTATGGAACACTCAAGTTTGAAGCTGGAGTTCATCGTGTGCAACGCGTGCCGCAAACTGAAACACAAGGTCGTGTACATACCAGCGCTGCCACTTGTATGGTGTTTCCAGAAGCCGAAGAGTTTGATGTAGAAATCGATCCTAAAGATGTTCGTATTGACTTCTTCTGTTCGTCAGGCCCAGGAGGTCAGTCGGTAAATACAACCTACTCTGCCGTTCGATTAACGCATGAGCCTACAGGATTAGTTGCACAATGTCAAGATCAAAAATCACAACATAAAAATAAAGAGAAAGCATTTAAAGTTCTGCGCTCTCGTTTATATGAAATGGAGTTGGCAAAAAAGAATGCTGCCGATGCCGAAAAACGTGGTTCTATGGTGAGTTCAGGAGATAGAAGTGCTAAAATTAGAACATATAACTATTCACAGGGTCGCGTGACCGATCATAGAATTGGATTAACATTATACGATTTACAGAATATCATGAATGGTGATATTCAAAAAATAATTGACGAACTTATGCTAGCTGAAAATACTGAGAAGTTAAAAGCTAGTGACGAGCATATATAA
- the pyrF gene encoding orotidine-5'-phosphate decarboxylase produces the protein MTTQELVYQIKKKNSFLCIGLDVDLNKIPKHILEEEDPIFTFNKAIIDATHHLCVAYKPNTAFYEAYGLKGWKALEKTINYLNIKHPEIFTIADAKRGDIGNTSSMYAKAFFEDLAFDSVTVAPYMGKDSVEPFLAFQDKHTIMLALTSNQGAFDFQTKIVDDKELYKQVLETSKTWTNSEQLMYVVGATKAEYLADIRQIIPEAFLLVPGVGAQGGNLQDVCKYGMTDSVGLLINSSRGIIYASPNEDFAQAAAIKAQELQKQMSIILNSYTAHVSESHHETPRPTQ, from the coding sequence ATGACAACACAAGAGTTAGTATACCAAATCAAAAAAAAGAACTCCTTTCTATGTATTGGATTGGATGTTGATCTCAATAAAATCCCAAAACATATATTAGAAGAAGAAGACCCAATCTTTACCTTCAATAAAGCTATTATTGATGCCACACATCACCTCTGTGTTGCGTACAAACCCAATACAGCGTTTTATGAAGCATATGGACTCAAAGGCTGGAAAGCGCTTGAGAAAACCATTAACTATTTAAATATAAAGCATCCTGAAATTTTTACTATAGCAGACGCGAAAAGAGGAGATATAGGAAATACGAGTTCAATGTATGCTAAAGCTTTTTTTGAAGATTTAGCATTTGACAGTGTTACTGTTGCTCCTTATATGGGAAAAGATTCGGTAGAGCCTTTTTTAGCTTTTCAAGACAAACATACGATTATGCTAGCTTTAACTTCAAACCAAGGTGCTTTTGATTTTCAGACGAAAATTGTAGATGACAAAGAATTGTATAAACAAGTTTTGGAAACCTCAAAGACATGGACAAATTCTGAACAGCTCATGTATGTTGTTGGAGCAACTAAAGCTGAGTATCTAGCTGATATACGACAAATTATTCCTGAAGCTTTTTTATTGGTACCTGGAGTAGGAGCACAAGGCGGAAATTTACAAGATGTATGTAAATATGGAATGACAGATTCGGTAGGTTTGTTGATCAACTCATCTAGAGGTATTATCTACGCATCACCTAATGAAGACTTTGCTCAAGCTGCTGCTATTAAAGCACAAGAACTTCAAAAGCAAATGAGTATTATACTTAATTCTTATACTGCACACGTTTCAGAATCTCATCATGAAACACCAAGACCAACTCAATAG
- a CDS encoding ABC transporter substrate-binding protein, with translation MKHQDQLNRIIKLSKIPQRIVSLVPSQTELLVDLNLEASIIGVTKFCVHPNHLRQEKKVVGGTKQVQYDKIKALQPDIILCNKEENTQEMILALESIAPVHVSSICDLDGALELIKMYGRLFSIKEKADDLITTIQSEYQKFSTYIKHQPKLKVAYFIWKDPWMVAANSTFIDAMLRLNNYENYFAKQERYPEIDLLNIDESIDAIFLSSEPFPFKASHIEDLKKILPHVKIQVVNGEYFSWYGSRLIEAFSYFRTLHKIEG, from the coding sequence ATGAAACACCAAGACCAACTCAATAGAATAATCAAGTTGTCAAAGATTCCACAACGAATTGTGTCTTTGGTGCCTTCTCAAACAGAACTGCTAGTTGACTTAAACCTTGAAGCTTCAATTATTGGTGTCACTAAATTTTGTGTGCATCCAAATCATTTACGTCAAGAAAAAAAAGTTGTAGGAGGTACTAAACAAGTACAGTATGATAAAATCAAAGCCTTGCAGCCTGATATCATTTTATGTAATAAGGAAGAGAACACGCAAGAGATGATTTTAGCATTGGAATCTATCGCACCTGTTCATGTGAGTAGTATTTGCGATTTGGATGGTGCTTTGGAGCTAATTAAAATGTATGGAAGATTGTTTTCTATTAAGGAAAAGGCTGATGATTTGATTACCACGATTCAAAGTGAATATCAAAAGTTTAGTACTTATATAAAGCATCAACCGAAATTAAAAGTGGCCTATTTTATTTGGAAAGACCCTTGGATGGTTGCTGCAAACTCTACCTTTATTGATGCAATGCTTCGGCTTAATAATTACGAAAATTATTTCGCAAAGCAAGAAAGATATCCTGAAATTGATTTATTAAATATTGATGAAAGCATAGATGCAATATTCTTGTCGAGTGAACCTTTTCCCTTTAAAGCATCACATATTGAAGACTTAAAAAAAATACTTCCTCATGTGAAAATTCAAGTCGTTAATGGGGAGTACTTTTCGTGGTATGGCTCGCGACTCATTGAGGCATTTAGCTATTTTAGAACATTGCACAAAATTGAAGGTTAA
- a CDS encoding Lacal_2735 family protein produces the protein MKNTKKILDHQMVLVSRYKNLIEQAYNIRHTDSALSDISEYKAIQLLHKINKLNYLIRDLNIVQQN, from the coding sequence ATGAAAAACACCAAAAAAATATTAGACCATCAAATGGTATTGGTGTCGCGTTACAAAAACCTCATCGAACAGGCTTATAATATCCGTCATACAGATTCAGCATTAAGTGATATTTCTGAATATAAAGCCATTCAACTCCTCCATAAAATAAATAAACTAAACTATTTAATTAGAGATTTAAATATTGTTCAACAGAATTAA
- a CDS encoding DUF4197 domain-containing protein produces the protein MIRKLLALVLIFNLISCAELQEVVNNLPQQGGGVLSNVDIASGLRQALDLGIDKQVSKLTQEDGFYKNELVKILLPEELQKVDKGLRDIGLGNLADEGLKVLNRAAEDAVKEATPIFIAAVKDITFDDAKNILLGSDKAATEYLTNKTQTALYNSFKPVIYDSFSKVGADQIWENLINKYNAIPFTSNVNPNLTDYVTGEALKGVYTMIAVEEKEIRNKVSSRTTDLLRKVFALQD, from the coding sequence ATGATTCGTAAACTTTTAGCTTTAGTTTTAATTTTTAATCTAATCTCTTGCGCAGAATTGCAAGAAGTCGTTAACAATCTACCACAACAAGGAGGAGGTGTTTTAAGTAATGTCGATATTGCCTCTGGCCTTCGTCAGGCGCTGGATTTAGGCATAGACAAACAAGTAAGTAAACTCACGCAAGAAGATGGATTTTATAAAAACGAATTAGTCAAAATCTTACTTCCAGAAGAATTGCAGAAAGTAGACAAAGGTTTACGTGATATCGGACTTGGCAATTTAGCAGATGAAGGCCTAAAAGTTCTCAATAGAGCCGCCGAGGACGCTGTTAAAGAAGCTACACCCATATTCATTGCGGCTGTTAAAGATATCACCTTTGATGATGCTAAAAACATATTACTCGGAAGTGACAAAGCAGCAACAGAATACCTCACTAATAAAACACAAACAGCTTTGTACAATTCGTTTAAACCTGTAATCTACGACTCTTTTAGTAAGGTAGGAGCTGATCAAATTTGGGAAAATCTCATCAATAAGTACAATGCTATTCCATTCACCAGTAACGTTAATCCTAATCTAACGGACTATGTCACTGGCGAGGCTTTAAAAGGCGTTTATACCATGATTGCTGTTGAAGAAAAAGAAATAAGAAACAAAGTGTCGTCACGAACAACTGATCTACTCAGAAAGGTGTTTGCGCTTCAAGATTAA